The window ATCACGTCGCCGCTACGGTGGACTTCACCCAGCGATTCCTTTCGTTTGCTATCAATGCTAAACACAGGATCTCCCGTGTTTTTGTAGTCCTCGATGGACTTCTCGATCTTTTCAAACTGCTCGTCACGGTCGCGACTTGGCGCCTTGGTTTTTGATTTCACCTGCTGGCGAGTCTTGAACCCCATCTCGCCGAGCAAACGAGAAACCACTTCGTTTGCAACCTTGATTCCTCGCTGGAACAATTCTCTGACAATCTCAGCGACCGACAGATGCGTCCACTTCAAGCCAGGCACGGTGGGACTACCGGCAGTATTGTCTTGGATCACTGCCCGCAACTCATTCATGAGTGACGGACAGCTCAGTTCTTTTTTGGGCGGCCACCTCCTTCGACTCGCTGGCGTCCTTCCAGGGGATCACCATCAGCAAGGCTCTCCAGCTCTTTGATGCCACTTGCGATCGTGTTCTCACAGCAGCCAAGTACTTTGGCGATGTAGCGGATGCCTCCGAAAGGAAGCTTCCTGGCTTCGATCGCTGCGTAGCGTCGACGATCCTTCTCGCCGAGAGTCCGAAAAAAGTTTCGCATCTGGGATTCGACCGCTTGGTCGAAGTGGTGTTCCATTGCAAGTGTCATGACACACTCCTTCAAAGTCAAAGATCCTTTCAGTCCATTCGATAACCCCATTGTAACGAGCAGGCGATTTCAGCCGAATGCAATGCTAGCAAAGCGGTTCCGCAAGTTGTAAATCGAACGTCCCACGCAGCAACCCCCGGCTACCATCCAAAATCCCTACCGGGATGAAGAAAGGCAGACGCGGGAAGAAAAATTGCATTCGCTATCAGAACGCCAATAGCAAACAATTCGAAGTCCAGCATTCGCCCCGGTAGTGTAATGAAACCGTGGCGAACGCCATACGGCTGACATCTGGGTGCCAGCTTCGAAGCACTCGTTGAACGCGTTATCGTCCTACTGGCAAGCCATGACTTTCGTTGAATGTGCGAGCGTCGTCGCTCAACGACACATCAAACTCCAGTTCACCGGGTTCGAAGGTGAGCGGCACATAGCTGTCTTTCGCGACAATGCGATTGATCTTCCAATCCAACCATCGCCACCACGATAGCGAGCGTTCCCAATCCCGAAGACAGGTTCGCAACTCAGTGGCACGTGGATGGTTTGGTTCACCGGACTGGTTGAGCGCATCCAACGCTCCACCCACCAACCCGTTTACCAACAACGCGGTGGCAAAATTCCGCCGGCAGGTACTGGAAACCTCGGACCGTTCCAACACTCCGTTGGACGACAAGACGAATTGCCGGAAAACCGACAAGGCTTCTTCCTTCCGCCCCAATCGCAGAAGGCAGACGCCCAACGTGTTTCGAATCGCGGGCGTTCTTCCCGCGGAATGCAGACGTCGGACAACACCTTCGTAATCGCGTTTAGCCAACAGCTTCACGACGGATTGCAGCACATCAGGCAACTCAGACGATCGACTCGGTGTGGATAGCTTCGTTTGGAAAGACGGACTCGTGGAAACAGAACGGTTTGCGCGCGCAGACATAGTTAGAACTCTCAATAAGATTCATTGCTTAAGAAAAACAGAAACCAGAACAACCCGAAGGCGTCTTAGATCTGCAATCTCACATGCAAATTCACCAGAGAATTGCCAGCGCCATTGCCGGCCCACGCACGCGATTGATGAACCCACGCGAATTGAACGCGAGAGGCTTGATCGCATCGATCGGCCGTCGCCGAGTCCAACGAAATGGATAGCTCTCGTGCGTCTTTCAACGTCTGGGCAACCGAAGCGGCACCCCGATCGGAATCCATCGCGATCGCACGTTCGGCAGCGACATTCTGAAGCGTCGAGACGACACTCGATGCAGCCACCTCCTTCACCATCGAAACAGGCGGGAATGCCGGTGGCAGCAACTGCAACCAAGCGACCAACCAAAGAGCGGTCATCAAGCACACCCGTCCAAACACGCTGGTCCGTTTCGGCAAGGAAGCCGTGAACGCAAAATCGTGCGAGTTGAACGAAAGAGCCATGAGTTTGAAGATCGCAACCGCAATTGCGACAGCCACCAAGAGAGATTCATT of the Rhodopirellula baltica SH 1 genome contains:
- a CDS encoding helix-turn-helix domain-containing protein produces the protein MTLAMEHHFDQAVESQMRNFFRTLGEKDRRRYAAIEARKLPFGGIRYIAKVLGCCENTIASGIKELESLADGDPLEGRQRVEGGGRPKKN
- a CDS encoding tetratricopeptide repeat protein → MLQSVVKLLAKRDYEGVVRRLHSAGRTPAIRNTLGVCLLRLGRKEEALSVFRQFVLSSNGVLERSEVSSTCRRNFATALLVNGLVGGALDALNQSGEPNHPRATELRTCLRDWERSLSWWRWLDWKINRIVAKDSYVPLTFEPGELEFDVSLSDDARTFNESHGLPVGR